The Rhopalosiphum maidis isolate BTI-1 chromosome 1, ASM367621v3, whole genome shotgun sequence genome has a segment encoding these proteins:
- the LOC113556176 gene encoding coatomer subunit zeta-1, with protein sequence MDFSLLEPTLYTVKGMAILDNDGNRILAKYYDDNIFPTIKEQKAFEKNLFNRTHRANAEIIMLDGITCLYRSNVDLFFYVMGSSHENELLLMSVLQCMYDSISQILRKNVEKRVVLDNLDVVMLALDEICDNGIILEADSGAVVQRVALRTDDIPIGEQTVAQVFQSAKEQLKWSLLK encoded by the exons atggattTTTCGTTACTA GAACCAACTTTATACACTGTCAAAGGCATGGCTATTTTAGACAATGATGGCAATCGCATACTGGCCAAATACtacgatgataatatatttccaaCGATTAAAGAACAAAAAGCATTTGAGAAAAATCTATTCAACCGCACTCATAGAGCAAATGCAGAAATTATCATGCTGGACGGAATTACATGTCTGTACAGAAGCAATGTGGATTTGTTCTTTTATGTCATGGGAAGTTCACATGAGAATGAA ttgTTATTAATGAGCGTCTTGCAATGTATGTACGATTCAATCAgtcaaattttaagaaaaaatgtggAAAAACGAGTTGTGCTAGACAATTTAGATGTTGTTATGTTGGCATTGGATGAAATTTGTGATAATGG TATTATATTGGAAGCCGATTCTGGAGCAGTTGTACAGAGAGTTGCATTACGAACTGATGATATACCAATTGGAGAACAAACTGTTGCACAA gttttccAGTCGGCAAAAGAACAATTAAAATGGtcactattaaaataa
- the LOC113556163 gene encoding glutamyl-tRNA(Gln) amidotransferase subunit A, mitochondrial, with protein sequence MISLLKKRLGDRTLSAVDLYAKTLSDIENKSNLNAFVHVVRDGDRQVAESHKRLQNGTQRPLEGIPIAVKDNFCTKGVPTTCASKMLQNFVPVYDATVVERLKTAGAIIIGKTNLDEFAMGSGTVDSIFGPTKNVWCSKSNQWHIAGGSSGGSCVAVASGMCVAALGSDTGGSIRNPASYCGVVGYKPTYGLLSRHGLIPLVNSMDVPGIIAKTVEDVVTVLSVMIGPDKNDSTCVDSNLDTNLFQTDFSIDKCRIGIPEEYNCEGLSDEVKEAWDFVANLINDFKGTVNKVSMPHTSVSIATYSVLNACEVASNMSRYTGLFYGYRSTNDHKSFESLITTTRMEALGEVVRSRILSGNFFLLRSNYEKYFMQSLKVRRLISEDFKNLWKSNYDFLVTPTTLTTAPLLSEFTSLDNRTQCATQDYCTQPANMTGCPAITIPVKLSNNKMPISIQIMASNFDDIRLLQFANWLEKKLQFSQIHL encoded by the exons ATGATATCGTTGCTAAAGAAGCGGCTGGGGGATCGAACGCTTTCGGCCGTAGATCTCTACGCCAAAACGTTGAgtgatattgaaaataaatctaatctAAATGCGTTCGTGCATGTCGTACGAGATGGAGACCGGCAAGTAGCGGAGAGTCATAAACGGTTGCAGAATG GTACACAGAGACCACTGGAAGGGATTCCAATTGCAGTCAAAGACAATTTCTGTACTAAGGGTGTGCCCACAACATGCGCATCAAAAATGTTACAGAACTTTGTACCAGTGTATGATGCTACGGTAGTAGAACGTTTAAAAACTGCTGGTGCTATAATTATTGGCAAAACTAACTTGGATGAATTTGCAATGGG TTCTGGCACTGTAGATTCAATTTTTGGGCCTACTAAAAATGTGTGGTGTTCAAAATCCAACCAATGGCACATTGCAGGCGGTAGTTCTGGTGGCAGTTGTGTTGCAGTGGCTTCTGGAATGTGTGTAGC tgCCTTAGGATCAGATACTGGTGGATCTATAAGAAATCCTGCTTCATATTGTGGTGTAGTTGGTTATAAGCCTACTTATGGCTTGTTATCACGCCACGGCTTGATACCTTTAGTAAATTCAATGGATGTACCTGGAATTATTGCTAAAACTGTTGAAGATGTGGTTACAGTGCTGAGTGTAATGATTGGACCagataaaaatgattcaacATGTGTTGACTCAAATTtggatacaaatttatttcaaactgATTTTTCAATAGACAAATGTCGTATTGGCATACCCgaagaatataattgtgaGGGTTTGTCAGATGAAGTTAAAGAAGCCTGGGATTTTGTTGCAAATCTCATTAACGATTTTAAAGGCACAGTAAAtaag GTATCAATGCCTCATACCAGTGTCTCAATAGCCACATATTCAGTATTGAATGCTTGTGAAGTAGCAAGCAATATGTCACGGTACACAGGACTCTTCTATGGCTATCGATCAACAAATGATCATAAATCATTTGAATCATTAATCACTACTACTCGAATGGAAGCTTTAGGAGAAGTTGTAAGATCTCGAATATTAAgtggaaatttttttcttttacgaag taattatgaaaAGTATTTCATGCAATCATTAAAAGTAAGACGATTGATATCAGAAGATTTCAAAAACTTATGGAAATCAAACTATGACTTTTTAGTAACGCCTACTACATTAACTACTGCTCCATTACTATCCGAATTTACTTCTTTAGATAATCGTACACAGTGTGCCACACAAGATTATTGTACCCAACCAGCCAATATGACTG GTTGTCCAGCTATTACTATACcagtaaaattatcaaataataagatGCCAATTAGCATACAAATAATGGCGTCAAATTTTGATGACATAAGATTGCTGCAGTTTGCTAATtggttagaaaaaaaattacaattttcacaaattcatctataa
- the LOC113548080 gene encoding chromobox protein homolog 2-like — protein sequence MGDRVYAAEKLMKKRVRKGRVEYHVKWKGWGPKHNTWEPEENIIDTRLIDIFEQSQTRTDNNSHKRGPKRKTQSAHIETPTTEPTRSDYEDETADGDVPDYNSQDETEVCPESTNGAPLLPRHDDDTEEDKTIDDDSLAEMPKLNAAVKVEVKEEKISEEKKTPVIEVNDTREEEKLSPVVKPAPSLLVPSTPKQSSKSPPPLPKPHKVKRKAEVLSKESGKVGVTITTSPPVTDSKVPKLQSPTNIQNTNSLPSVVATQDGGRTPKRKTSEHAVPVVLTNQISPAPENQHLTLTAILQSTPTSVKSRDTLAAAAPISSRTSGEPARPQEDAATAVTQGAGGQHQVLDTASVAETPTQRLQYKTILANPGPEYWLARNPVVDNVFITDVTVNLNTVTIRECKTEKGFFKSSVETRI from the exons ggcAGAGTTGAATATCATGTAAAATGGAAAGGATGGGGACCtaa gcaCAACACTTGGGAACctgaagaaaatattattgacaccagacttattgatatttttgaacaaag tcaaaCACGTACAGATAATAATTCTCATAAACGAGGCCCTAAAAGAAAAACACAAAgt GCACACATAGAAACACCCACTACAGAACCTACCCGAAGTGACTATGAAGATGAAACTGCCGATGGTGATGTACCTGACTATAACAGCCAAGACGAAACTGAAGTGTGCCCAGAGTCTACTAATGGTGCACCTTTATTGCCCAGACATGATGATGACACCGAAGAAGATAAAacaa ttgATGATGATTCATTGGCAGAAATGCCAAAGTTAAATGCAGCTGTAAAGGTCGAAGTGAAAGAAGAAAAGATAAGCGAAGAAAAAAAGACACCAGTCATAGAAGTTAATGATACACgagaagaagaaaaattatCTCCGGTGGTGAAACCTGCACCTTCACTTCTAGTACCATCTACACCCAAGCAGTCTTCCAAATCACCTCCACCTTTACCTAAACCTCATAAAGTTAAACGCAAAGCAGAGGTTTTGTCTAAAGAATCTGGTAAAGTTGGTGTAACTATAACTACTAGTCCACCTGTGACAGATTCTAAAGTGCCCAAATTACAATCTCCCACCAATATCCAAAACACCAATAGTTTGCCTTCAGTAGTAGCTACTCAAGATGGTGGTAGAACTCCTAAAAGAAAAACGTCAGAACATGCGGTTCCTGTAGTTTTGACAAATCAAATTTCTCCGGCACCTGAAAATCAACATTTGACCCTGACGGCTATTCTTCAAAGTACTCCAACAAGTGTAAAGTCAAGAGATACTTTAGCTGCAGCAGCACCCATCAGTTCCCGAACATCTGGCGAGCCAGCTAGGCCACAGGAGGATGCTGCAACTGCTGTCACTCAAGGGGCTGGAGGTCAACATCAGGTACTTGATACAGCATCTGTTGCTGAAACTCCTACTCAACGTTTACAGTACAAGACGATACTGGCGAACCCTGGTCCCGAATATTGGCTTGCGCGTAATCCAGTTgtagataatgtttttattactgaTGTTACAGTTAATTTGAACACTGTGACAATAAGAGAATGTAAAACAGAAAAAGGTTTTTTTAAGTCTAGTGTTGAAACtagaatttaa